The following are encoded in a window of Cinclus cinclus chromosome 32, bCinCin1.1, whole genome shotgun sequence genomic DNA:
- the RAVER1 gene encoding ribonucleoprotein PTB-binding 1 translates to MRSGVVGVAGGERVKMAEALSVSGAGPEPEPEPEPEAEPPAGPDRVPEEDLPPLDPAEVRSRLEHSARQFRNRRKLLIRGLPADVSNQDVHELLKGYDLKYCFVDKYKGIAFITLLNADQASRAIQQFHGSKLRERELRVQLQPADAVLCVANLPRLLSQQHFEELLRPFGSLERCFLVYSQATGHSKGYGFVEFMKKDSAARARSELLGKQLGTRTLYVHWSEAAALSPELLHSRCLCVERLPRGFRDLPRLRRLFGAGPAPSFCQVRLRGCLGALGGFWGFFGDFLGFFWGFFGDFM, encoded by the exons ATGAGAAGCGGTGTTGTTGGCGTGGCGGGCGGCGAACGGGTCAAGATGGCGGAGGCGCTCTCggtgagcggggccgggcccgagcccgagcccgagcccgagcccgaaGCGGAGCCACCGGCAGGGCCTGACCGGGTCCCTGAGGAGGATTTACCGCCGCTGGACCCGGCCGAGGTGCGGAGCCGCCTGGAGCACAGCGCGCGGCAGTTCCGCAACCGGCGGAAGCTGCTGATCCGAGGCTTACCGGCGGATGTGAGCAACCAG gatgTCCATGAGTTGCTGAAGGGTTACGACCTCAAGTATTGCTTTGTGGACAAGTACAAGGGGATAG ccttcATCACCCTGCTCAACGCCGACCAAGCCTCCCGTGCCATCCAACAGTTCCACGGCTCCAAGCTGCGGGAGCGGGAGCTGCGGGTGCAGCTGCAGCCGGCGGACGCCGTGCTGTGCGTGGCCAACCTGCCCCGcctgctgagccagcagcaCTTCGAGGAGCTGCTGAGGCCCTTCGGCAGCCTGGAGCGCTGCTTCCTGGTCTACAGCCAGGCCACGGGCCACTCCAAAG GTTACGGCTTCGTGGAGTTCATGAAGAAGGACTCTGCAGCCAGGGCCAGGTcggagctgctggggaagcagcTGGGCACCAGGACTCTCTACGTGCACTGGAGCGAGGCGGCCGCGCTCAGCCCGGAGCTGCTGCACTCGCGCTGCCTCTGCGTGGAGCGGCTGCCCCGCGGCTTCCGCGACCTGCCCCGACTGCGCCGCCTCTTCGGGGCCGGCCCCGCGCCCTCCTTCTGCCAGGTGAGACTGCGGGGGTGCCTTGGGgctttgggggggttttggggtttttttggggattttttggggtttttttggggattttttggggattttatgtga